In the Malaya genurostris strain Urasoe2022 chromosome 1, Malgen_1.1, whole genome shotgun sequence genome, one interval contains:
- the LOC131425999 gene encoding uncharacterized protein LOC131425999: MDDNCSTAATGTEERNDPPPPEVHPNAPDPENQLLHMVRNCLEGDHYLRKVRCEMRRKVLESIQGTDASAPASSPSAAPPPAIQLINQLILEYFDWYNLQYSAEMFSVESETPRLAGKSRRQRLLSSLLPVLEEPLQFQPDLPVLAELIMKLMAVDEQKATH; this comes from the coding sequence ATGGACGACAACTGCTCGACGGCTGCGACCGGGACCGAAGAGCGGAACGATCCGCCCCCACCGGAGGTCCACCCGAACGCTCCGGATCCGGAGAACCAGCTGCTGCACATGGTTCGAAACTGCCTCGAGGGTGACCACTATCTGCGGAAGGTGCGCTGTGAAATGAGGCGCAAAGTGCTGGAGTCTATCCAGGGAACCGATGCCTCGGCACCCGCCTCATCACCATCCGCCGCACCACCACCGGCAATTCAACTGATCAATCAACTGATTCTGGAATACTTCGACTGGTACAATTTGCAGTACAGTGCCGAAATGTTCTCGGTCGAATCGGAAACACCTCGGCTGGCCGGCAAGAGCCGCCGTCAGCGGCTGCTGTCCTCACTGCTGCCCGTCCTGGAGGAACCGCTTCAGTTTCAACCGGATCTACCCGTCCTGGCCGAGCTGATCATGAAGCTGATGGCGGTGGATGAGCAGAAGGCGACGCATTAG